TCGGCTTAGCTTCTTCGACCCGATATCATACACAGATAACTCCCCACCATTACCGGCCCCGATGTACGCGTGCGTTGCCTTGTGCGAGCGCTGCACATATTGCGCAATCGCGGTCTGTGGAGGCGTGGTGGCGGATGATCCGCATCCCGCAACCAGAAGCGCCGCCGTTAACAACGAGGCGCGAACCACCTTGGAAATCATCGAATTGCTTCCTCTGCGGGCTATGGCCTTAGCGGTCGGACGACGACCGGGCGATGGTCGTCGTCCGTTAGGGTTGCTCTTCCGGATATCGCGTCGCGCTAACGTTGTGCAAAATGCGTTTTGCTTCGTCGACCGACGAATCGCCGAGACGTGCGGTTTCGGCCAGCACGATGCCGCGTTTGCCGTCCGCCCATACGACCGCGAACTCTTTCTTTGAAGTAAAGCCGCTGCCGGTCGTGATCTCAACGAACGTCGCGGGCATTCCGTTGAGCAGCGACATCGGGGTCCGATTGCGGATGAGCACACCGTCGCCACCGCCGCTGTGCGTCTGGCTTTCGAACTGCGCTTCCCATTGATTGGGCGCGCCCTCGAACGACTCCATCGAGAGCGTGATCGTACGCGCGTCTTCCTTGCCGGGATGGAGCACCCACATCGCAACCGGTTGCAGGTCTTGTCCGAGCGAATCTACGCTCGGATATCCGCGTCCGGCTAAGTAGGCGTCGTCGGGCGCCGTGAAGTTCATCCCGGGATCGGTATAGTTAAGCGGATTTGGCGTCGGGGTCGGCGGCGGCGGAATCTGTGCGCGCGACGTCATCGGCGGCAACAGTGCCACGGCCAATGCCACGACAAAAAGGGCGATAAACTTCTTCATTGGGTATTTACCGTTGCCGGATCGTCGTCGAATTCCTCGTGGCGAACGTCGAGGCCAAGCGCCCGTATGCGTTTGGTAACGACCCGAGCGCCCAGCTCTGAGCCCTCCGTTTCAAGCTGAACCGAGAGCAGTTTGAACGTCGGCAAGGAGAAGGGGTAACTGCCGCGTGACGACGTCCCAAACTATCCCAGAGTCCGGTCGATCGTAAGCGTGGCGAAGCCAATTCCCCATCCCGCGAATATCGCTCCAGGGCTGTTCGGGCGCTAGTTCAGCTGCGCGGCCGCCAAGGCGCGTCGCAGCCTCCGAAACTCGCTGCAAGCATCGTTCAACAGCGTCGCGAGTCCGCTCATCTTGCTCAAACTGCTCCTGACTGAGCCCGGCTAGGTAGGTAGCGATTCTTTCACAGTTGTCGACGATATCCAGAAGATGCGCGGACTCGTCAGAAGACAATCACGCGATCTCTCTGAACATTTGCGCGAAGCCGTGGGTTTTCGGCTGGCTCGGATAAAAGCTGAACGGGACGGCCCAGCAACGTCTTCAGTCTCTCTTCCAAGGCAAAGAAACGTAGCCCGAGATGCGCTTCGGGGTCGATCTCGATGCTGATGTCAATGTCACTATCCGGCGCAGCATCGCCGCGCGCTACCGAGCCAACGATAGATAATTTGCAGACGCCCTCGGCGCGAAGCTCGCGCTCCTCGGCTCGCAGAACGCCAACAACTTTACCTAACAATGCATGGGTGTTCGACTGTTGCTGTTTCATTCGGTGTCCATAACGGCCGCTAGGGCCGGTAGCGAAACGGCGTAACGATAACCAACGTTGCGGTGGTCGTCATCGAATTCCTCGTGGCGAACGTCGAGGCCCAGCGCCCGTATGCGTTCGCTAACGACCCGAGCGCCGATATCGAGTCCATACTCGTCGCGGCGTCCGCAGTCGATAAAGCGCAACCGCAGGCGTTCGAGCTCGGCGCGGCGTTTTGGCGCTTTTTCGGCTGGGTCGAACGCCAGCCATCGCTCGAACACGGCGTGATCGAGCTGGCCGGTTTTGCGATCGAATGGCAGGTCGAGGTCGAACGCTTTGGCGCTGCGGGGCGAATAAGCGGCAGCGTAACCGAGCATTTCGATCGTCGTGTAATCACTCGTCGGGCGTTTATTTTTGCCTTCGAATGCTTCGACGAACGTTTCGATGTCGCCGCCGTGCGCTTCGAGCGTGCGCTGCACGGTGGGAAACGCGATCGGATGCGCGTACGGGAAATACGCATCGCCGCTGT
This genomic window from Candidatus Tumulicola sp. contains:
- a CDS encoding nucleotidyltransferase domain-containing protein; this translates as MKQQQSNTHALLGKVVGVLRAEERELRAEGVCKLSIVGSVARGDAAPDSDIDISIEIDPEAHLGLRFFALEERLKTLLGRPVQLLSEPAENPRLRANVQRDRVIVF